One Roseomonas sp. OT10 DNA window includes the following coding sequences:
- the polA gene encoding DNA polymerase I, giving the protein MAGAAAPPTPPGERHLILVDGAGYIFRAFHAMPPMTNPQGVPVNAVFGFSGMLANFLQRHVGSHIAVVFDASRITFRNDIYPAYKAHRPDPPPELIPQFALIREATAAFGVACVEQEGFEADDMIATYATAFARDGGRVTVVSSDKDLMQLVEERIELLDPIKQKPIRAAEVLEKFGVAPEKVVEVQALAGDPTDNVPGVPGIGIKTAAQLIETYGDLETLLSRTAEIKQPKRRQALEENAEAARISRRLVELDRNAPTPQGVEEFVAHPPEPARLASFLQHQGFRSLLHRLGLSSDGNPPPRPVPSAPVVAAPLTLPTDTTGFGPYETVTTLDALNAWVERARAAGVMALDTETDSLDALAANLVGVCLAVGPGQAAYVPLRHAGADMLTPTPEQIPFDDAVAALRPLLSDPTVLKVLHNAKYDLEVLGRAENGALAVTPVDDTMLISYSLEAGKHGHGMDELSRLHLAHMPVTYDEVTGTGRARIPFTLVPLDKATAYAAEDADVTLRLWHALKPKLREEKALALYEQVERRMIAVLRDMEVAGIKVDGAELSRIGEDFSQRMVALEAEIHALVGRPFNVGSPKQLGDILFGEMGLPGGRKGKTGAYSTDVFVLEELAAQGHELPRKVLDWRQLSKLKSTYVDGLQAQTATDGRVHTDFSMAITSTGRLSSTEPNLQNIPIRTEEGAKIRRAFVAEPGHLLLAADYSQIELRLLAHLADVPTLREAFQQGEDIHARTAREIFGLPPGAPVDRELRRRAKTVNFGIIYGISAFGLGPRLGITTGEARGIIDAYFTQYPGIRDAMEAIKEHARIHGYVLSPFGRRLWIDGITAKEQGRRGNAERQAINAPFQGGAAEIIKRAMVRLPRAMAAAGLTGRMLLQVHDELLFEVPEAEVEPTAALVRGVMEGVATLRVPLAVDVGWGHSWAEAH; this is encoded by the coding sequence ATGGCCGGCGCCGCGGCGCCGCCGACGCCACCGGGCGAGCGGCACCTGATCCTGGTGGACGGCGCCGGCTACATCTTCCGCGCCTTCCACGCCATGCCGCCGATGACCAACCCCCAGGGGGTGCCGGTCAACGCGGTGTTCGGCTTCTCCGGCATGCTGGCGAACTTCCTCCAGCGCCATGTCGGCAGCCATATCGCGGTGGTCTTCGACGCCTCGCGCATCACCTTCCGCAACGACATCTACCCCGCCTACAAGGCGCACCGCCCGGACCCGCCGCCGGAGCTGATCCCCCAGTTCGCCCTGATCCGCGAGGCCACCGCCGCCTTCGGCGTCGCCTGCGTCGAGCAGGAGGGGTTCGAGGCGGACGACATGATCGCGACCTACGCCACCGCCTTCGCGCGCGACGGCGGGCGGGTGACGGTCGTCTCCTCCGACAAGGACCTGATGCAGCTCGTCGAGGAGCGCATCGAGCTGCTCGACCCGATCAAGCAGAAGCCGATCCGCGCGGCGGAGGTGCTGGAGAAGTTCGGCGTCGCCCCGGAGAAGGTGGTGGAGGTCCAGGCGCTTGCCGGCGATCCCACGGACAACGTCCCCGGCGTGCCCGGCATCGGCATCAAGACCGCCGCCCAGCTCATCGAGACCTATGGCGACCTGGAGACGCTGCTCTCCCGCACCGCCGAGATCAAGCAGCCCAAGCGCCGCCAAGCGCTGGAGGAGAATGCCGAGGCCGCGCGCATCAGCCGCCGGCTGGTGGAGCTGGACCGCAACGCCCCGACCCCGCAGGGGGTGGAGGAGTTCGTCGCCCATCCGCCCGAGCCCGCGCGCCTCGCATCCTTCCTCCAGCACCAGGGCTTCCGCAGCCTGCTGCACCGGCTGGGCCTGTCGAGCGACGGCAATCCGCCGCCCCGCCCGGTTCCCTCCGCGCCCGTCGTGGCGGCGCCGCTGACGCTGCCCACCGATACGACCGGCTTCGGACCCTACGAAACCGTCACCACGCTGGACGCCCTGAACGCCTGGGTGGAGCGTGCCCGCGCCGCCGGGGTGATGGCGCTGGACACGGAGACGGACAGCCTCGACGCCCTGGCCGCCAACCTCGTCGGCGTCTGCCTCGCCGTCGGGCCGGGGCAGGCGGCCTATGTGCCGCTGCGCCATGCCGGGGCAGACATGCTGACGCCGACGCCGGAGCAGATCCCCTTCGACGACGCGGTCGCCGCGCTGCGCCCGCTGCTGTCCGACCCCACCGTGCTGAAGGTGCTGCACAACGCCAAGTACGACCTGGAGGTGCTGGGCCGCGCGGAGAACGGCGCGCTGGCGGTCACGCCGGTCGACGACACCATGCTGATCTCCTACAGCCTGGAGGCGGGGAAGCACGGGCACGGCATGGACGAGCTGTCGCGCCTGCACCTCGCCCACATGCCGGTCACCTATGACGAGGTGACCGGCACCGGCCGCGCCCGCATTCCCTTCACGCTGGTCCCGCTGGACAAGGCCACCGCCTATGCCGCCGAGGATGCGGACGTCACGCTGCGCCTCTGGCACGCGCTGAAGCCGAAGCTGCGCGAGGAGAAGGCGCTCGCCCTCTACGAGCAGGTGGAGCGGCGCATGATCGCCGTGCTGCGCGACATGGAGGTCGCGGGCATCAAGGTGGACGGCGCCGAGCTGTCCCGCATCGGCGAGGACTTCTCCCAGCGCATGGTCGCGCTGGAGGCGGAGATCCACGCCCTGGTCGGCCGGCCCTTCAACGTCGGCTCGCCCAAGCAGCTCGGCGACATCCTGTTCGGCGAGATGGGGCTGCCGGGCGGGCGCAAGGGCAAGACCGGCGCCTATTCCACCGACGTCTTCGTGCTGGAGGAGCTGGCGGCGCAGGGGCACGAGCTGCCGCGCAAGGTGCTGGACTGGCGACAGCTCTCCAAGCTGAAATCGACCTACGTGGACGGGTTGCAGGCCCAGACCGCGACCGATGGCCGGGTGCATACCGACTTCTCCATGGCCATCACCTCCACCGGCCGGCTCTCCTCCACCGAGCCCAACCTGCAGAACATCCCGATCCGCACGGAGGAGGGCGCGAAGATCCGCCGCGCCTTCGTGGCCGAGCCGGGGCACCTGCTGCTGGCGGCGGACTACTCGCAGATCGAATTGCGGCTGCTGGCCCACCTGGCCGATGTGCCGACGCTGCGCGAGGCATTCCAGCAGGGCGAGGACATCCACGCCCGCACGGCGCGCGAGATCTTCGGCCTGCCGCCCGGCGCGCCGGTGGACCGCGAGCTGCGCCGCCGCGCCAAGACGGTGAACTTCGGCATCATCTACGGCATCAGCGCCTTCGGGCTGGGGCCGCGCCTGGGCATCACCACCGGTGAGGCGCGGGGCATCATCGACGCCTACTTCACCCAGTACCCGGGCATCCGCGACGCGATGGAAGCGATCAAGGAGCACGCCCGCATCCACGGCTATGTGCTGAGCCCCTTCGGGCGGCGGCTGTGGATCGACGGCATCACCGCGAAGGAACAGGGCCGCCGCGGCAACGCGGAGCGCCAGGCCATCAACGCGCCCTTCCAGGGGGGTGCTGCCGAGATCATCAAGCGCGCGATGGTGCGCCTGCCCCGCGCCATGGCGGCGGCTGGGCTGACCGGCCGCATGCTGCTCCAGGTGCATGACGAACTGCTGTTCGAGGTGCCGGAGGCGGAGGTGGAGCCGACAGCCGCCCTGGTGCGCGGCGTGATGGAGGGGGTCGCGACGCTGCGCGTGCCGCTGGCCGTCGATGTCGGCTGGGGCCATTCCTGGGCCGAGGCGCACTGA
- a CDS encoding alpha/beta fold hydrolase, whose amino-acid sequence MRRRTLLAALLPAGCAPEVIGAGPVSRIARMGEDWIVAPDGAVLPLRAWQPAGVARAAILALHGFNDSRNFMVEPAEALTAAGIAVYAYDQRGFGAAPHRGIWAGGDALAADAATAARLVRARHPAVPLILLGESMGGAVAMLALASDDPPPVDGAVLLAPAVWGRETMPGVMRWLVEAMAHAAPQLAVSSGVPGISPTDNLAALRRWARDPLTLLQTRMDATLGLLELMDAAALSGARLTRVPVLLVYGGRDRLVPPQAVQRLLGSLPPGNRVRVAYYPPSYHFLLRDLNGPVVTQDLVAWIGRPDAPLPSGADRQGETWLQSGRRTAAPG is encoded by the coding sequence ATGAGGCGGCGGACGCTGCTGGCGGCGTTGCTGCCGGCGGGCTGCGCGCCGGAGGTCATCGGCGCCGGGCCGGTCAGCCGGATCGCGCGGATGGGGGAGGACTGGATCGTCGCCCCGGACGGCGCCGTCCTGCCGCTGCGCGCCTGGCAACCGGCCGGCGTGGCGCGGGCGGCCATCCTGGCGCTGCACGGCTTCAACGACTCGCGCAACTTCATGGTCGAGCCGGCCGAGGCGCTGACCGCGGCGGGCATCGCCGTCTATGCCTATGACCAGCGCGGCTTCGGGGCGGCGCCGCATCGCGGCATCTGGGCCGGTGGAGACGCGCTGGCCGCCGATGCGGCGACCGCGGCACGGCTGGTCCGGGCACGTCACCCCGCAGTGCCGCTGATCCTGCTGGGCGAGAGCATGGGCGGAGCCGTGGCGATGCTCGCCCTGGCCTCCGACGACCCGCCGCCGGTGGACGGGGCGGTGCTGCTGGCTCCGGCGGTATGGGGGCGGGAGACGATGCCGGGCGTCATGCGCTGGTTGGTGGAGGCCATGGCCCATGCCGCGCCACAACTGGCCGTCAGCAGCGGCGTGCCCGGGATCTCCCCGACCGACAACCTGGCCGCGTTGCGCCGCTGGGCCAGGGATCCGCTCACGCTGCTGCAGACGCGGATGGATGCGACGCTGGGGCTGCTGGAGCTGATGGATGCGGCGGCGCTGAGCGGCGCGAGGCTGACGAGGGTGCCGGTGCTGCTGGTCTATGGTGGCCGGGACCGGCTGGTGCCACCGCAGGCCGTGCAGCGCCTGCTGGGCAGCCTGCCGCCCGGGAACCGGGTGCGCGTGGCCTATTATCCGCCGAGCTACCACTTCCTGTTGCGAGACCTGAACGGGCCCGTGGTGACGCAGGATCTGGTCGCCTGGATCGGCAGGCCGGATGCCCCCCTGCCCTCAGGCGCAGACAGGCAGGGAGAGACGTGGTTGCAGTCGGGTCGAAGGACCGCAGCCCCCGGGTGA
- a CDS encoding response regulator — protein MAPRSDLSSSAAQERPAAQAPVGPPPSPASARRDGEAWFRNMANSAPALIWVTDSRGGLVFANRHAETLFGIPAERLHGEGWLAVVHPDDVPTFHDAFRRAFDARQPFHAESRVRDRHGEIRWLRCEGAPLFDATGSFLGYTGCNLDVTATHRAAEALEQRVTERTAELAAANHQLRSQIEERERMEAGLRQMQRLEAVGQLTAGVAHDFNNLLTVILGNVRLLARAATDATQQRRLEMVRLAGERGAALTHQLLAFSRRQRLEPRTVDLNATIAELAELLRSTVGGRVKLDISLSPEPWPAQVDPTQLELVILNLALNARDAMPGGGSLRVGTSNVTMGEPERPHDPPAGEYVAISVADTGPGMPAAVRDRMFEPFFTTKPVGAGSGLGLSQVLGFAQQSGGGVRVEAEEGRGTTVSVLLPRAAGTAPAGCNRPAAPAARAQAADRLVLLVDDDSAVRETTAAALRDLGYRVVEAGSGGAALDLLDREAHVDLLLLDFAMPGMNGVEVAQAARSRRPGVPVLFLTGYADAAAVAGEGQEQIIQKPFRPEDLARRLSMALGGCQAPLSSHALN, from the coding sequence ATGGCGCCTCGGTCGGATTTGTCCAGCAGCGCGGCGCAGGAACGCCCCGCGGCCCAGGCGCCGGTTGGCCCGCCCCCTTCCCCGGCCTCCGCGCGGCGCGACGGCGAGGCCTGGTTCCGCAACATGGCGAACAGCGCCCCGGCCCTGATCTGGGTGACCGATTCCAGGGGCGGGCTCGTCTTCGCCAACCGCCATGCCGAGACCCTGTTCGGCATCCCGGCGGAACGGCTGCACGGCGAGGGCTGGCTCGCGGTGGTGCATCCCGACGACGTCCCCACCTTCCACGACGCCTTCCGCCGCGCCTTCGACGCCCGGCAGCCCTTCCATGCCGAGAGCCGGGTGCGCGACCGGCACGGCGAGATCCGCTGGCTGCGCTGCGAGGGCGCGCCGCTTTTCGACGCCACGGGCAGCTTCCTCGGCTACACCGGCTGCAACCTGGACGTCACCGCGACCCACCGCGCCGCCGAGGCGCTGGAGCAGCGCGTCACCGAGCGCACCGCCGAGCTGGCGGCCGCCAACCACCAGCTCCGGTCCCAGATCGAGGAGCGGGAGCGCATGGAGGCCGGGCTGCGGCAGATGCAGCGGCTGGAGGCGGTGGGCCAGCTCACCGCCGGCGTCGCGCACGACTTCAACAACCTGCTGACCGTCATCCTGGGCAATGTCCGCCTCCTCGCCCGCGCCGCCACCGACGCGACGCAGCAGCGCCGCCTGGAGATGGTGCGCCTGGCCGGCGAGCGCGGGGCGGCCCTGACCCACCAGCTGCTCGCCTTCTCCCGCCGGCAGCGGCTGGAGCCGCGGACGGTGGACCTCAACGCCACCATCGCGGAACTGGCGGAGCTGCTGCGCAGCACGGTCGGCGGCCGGGTGAAGCTGGACATCTCGCTCTCGCCCGAACCCTGGCCGGCACAGGTGGACCCGACCCAGCTGGAGCTGGTGATCCTCAACCTGGCGCTGAACGCCCGCGACGCGATGCCCGGCGGCGGCAGCCTCCGTGTCGGCACCAGCAACGTGACCATGGGAGAGCCGGAACGCCCGCACGACCCGCCCGCCGGGGAATACGTCGCCATCTCCGTGGCCGATACCGGCCCCGGCATGCCCGCGGCCGTGCGGGACAGGATGTTCGAGCCCTTCTTCACGACCAAGCCCGTCGGGGCCGGCTCCGGCCTCGGGCTCAGCCAGGTGCTCGGCTTCGCGCAGCAATCCGGCGGCGGCGTGCGGGTGGAGGCGGAGGAGGGGCGCGGCACCACGGTCAGCGTCCTGCTGCCGCGCGCCGCGGGGACCGCCCCGGCCGGCTGCAACCGGCCCGCCGCCCCGGCGGCCAGGGCGCAGGCGGCGGACCGGCTGGTGCTGCTGGTCGACGACGACAGCGCGGTGCGGGAGACCACCGCCGCCGCGCTGCGGGACCTGGGCTACCGCGTCGTCGAGGCCGGCAGCGGCGGGGCGGCGCTCGACCTGCTGGACCGCGAGGCGCATGTCGACCTGCTGCTGCTGGACTTCGCCATGCCGGGCATGAACGGGGTCGAGGTCGCCCAGGCCGCGCGCAGCCGCCGCCCCGGCGTACCGGTGCTGTTCCTCACCGGCTATGCCGATGCGGCCGCGGTGGCGGGCGAGGGGCAGGAGCAGATCATCCAGAAGCCCTTCCGTCCCGAGGACCTGGCGCGGCGCCTCTCCATGGCGCTGGGGGGATGCCAGGCGCCGCTCTCCAGCCATGCGCTGAACTGA
- a CDS encoding zinc-finger domain-containing protein produces the protein MRDGDLTGYTPHIVAGVTPLDRHTVTSRVVACDGGKGALGHPTIYMRIEGQEITCPYCSRTFVLAEGAGDDGHH, from the coding sequence ATGCGCGACGGCGACCTGACCGGCTATACCCCCCACATCGTGGCCGGCGTCACGCCGCTGGACCGCCACACCGTGACCAGCCGCGTCGTCGCCTGCGACGGCGGCAAGGGCGCGCTGGGCCACCCCACCATCTACATGCGCATCGAAGGCCAGGAGATCACCTGCCCCTACTGCTCGCGCACCTTCGTCCTGGCCGAGGGCGCCGGGGATGACGGCCATCACTGA
- a CDS encoding LysR family transcriptional regulator: MLDPLTLDQLRVLIAVAETGSFSAAARRLQRVQSAISQSVQSLEGTLRLTLFDRSGKRPRLTGPGQAVLADARRMVEGARMLRARAESISQGMEPELTVAVDQLFPRQPGMAALRALQAQFPDLAVRLLTEGVGAPERHLRNGIAQFAIYPVEITGATELESEFLVEVEMLPVAAAGHRLAAHDRMLTREDLLPEVQLVLTDVSDTRGWSRGIVSQHVWRFADMHTRLDFLLEGFGWCNMPAHVVEPHLASGALRPLRIQGRGRFVLALHVVYRAGRPPGIAGRWMIDRLRAELGTA; the protein is encoded by the coding sequence ATGCTCGACCCGCTGACCCTTGATCAGCTACGCGTCCTCATCGCCGTGGCGGAGACCGGCAGCTTTTCCGCGGCCGCACGCAGGCTGCAACGGGTGCAGTCCGCCATCAGCCAGTCGGTCCAGTCCCTGGAGGGGACGCTCCGCCTGACCCTGTTCGACCGCAGTGGGAAGCGCCCTCGCCTGACCGGGCCGGGCCAGGCGGTGCTGGCCGATGCCCGCCGCATGGTGGAGGGCGCCAGGATGCTGCGGGCCCGGGCGGAGAGCATCTCCCAGGGCATGGAGCCGGAGCTGACGGTCGCCGTGGACCAGCTTTTCCCGCGCCAGCCCGGCATGGCGGCGCTGCGGGCCTTGCAGGCGCAGTTCCCCGACCTGGCGGTGCGGCTGCTGACCGAGGGCGTCGGGGCCCCGGAGCGCCACCTGCGCAACGGCATCGCCCAGTTCGCCATCTACCCCGTGGAGATCACCGGCGCGACGGAGCTGGAGAGCGAGTTCCTGGTCGAGGTGGAGATGCTGCCGGTTGCCGCGGCCGGCCATCGCCTGGCGGCGCACGACCGCATGCTGACGCGCGAGGACCTGCTGCCCGAGGTACAGCTGGTTCTGACCGACGTCTCCGATACGCGGGGCTGGTCGCGGGGCATCGTCAGCCAGCACGTCTGGCGCTTCGCCGACATGCACACCCGGCTGGACTTCCTCCTGGAGGGCTTCGGCTGGTGCAACATGCCCGCTCATGTGGTGGAGCCCCACCTGGCCAGCGGCGCCCTGCGGCCCTTGCGCATCCAGGGACGGGGCCGCTTCGTCCTGGCCCTGCACGTTGTCTACCGCGCGGGCCGTCCGCCGGGCATCGCCGGCCGCTGGATGATCGACCGGCTCCGGGCCGAGCTGGGCACGGCCTGA
- a CDS encoding alpha/beta fold hydrolase — protein MTFRSFSTGRAGKTAACWPLASLLPLLLLILALGACTPRVAGLGPAVTTPALEGQSLRMADGARLALHEWRPEGPPRAVLLGLHGLNDTARNFLAESAPPLVAGGLLIQAYDQRGHAGNEPRGVWPGTEALVSDAVSAIRLLRAQHPDLPFYVLGESMGSNIALQAAERLRADPAAPRVDGWLLLVPGLWGLDDMNPITALSFRAALHSFPSLAVGSGSPSMIPTDNEDALARFNADPQTIKDTRVDVVWGLLQLTEATVPLVARCCAGPTLFLYGAKDGVIEQRPTKAALRTLPADAPARVALYRDGWHILLRDLQREVVARDILAFTADPRAPLPSGAERDGAAWLASPP, from the coding sequence ATGACGTTCCGGTCCTTCTCCACCGGCAGGGCCGGCAAGACTGCCGCCTGCTGGCCCCTGGCCAGCCTCCTTCCCCTCCTGCTCCTGATCCTGGCCCTGGGCGCCTGCACGCCCCGGGTGGCGGGGCTGGGGCCGGCCGTCACCACGCCGGCGCTGGAGGGGCAAAGCCTGCGCATGGCCGATGGCGCCCGGCTGGCGCTGCACGAATGGCGGCCGGAGGGCCCGCCCCGCGCCGTGCTGCTGGGGCTGCACGGGCTGAACGACACGGCACGCAACTTCCTGGCCGAATCCGCGCCGCCGCTGGTGGCGGGCGGGCTGCTGATCCAGGCCTACGACCAGCGCGGCCATGCCGGGAACGAGCCGCGCGGGGTCTGGCCGGGGACGGAGGCGCTGGTCTCCGACGCCGTGTCCGCGATCCGGCTGCTGCGGGCGCAGCACCCCGATCTCCCCTTCTACGTGCTCGGCGAGAGCATGGGCTCCAACATCGCCCTGCAGGCGGCCGAGCGGCTGCGCGCCGATCCCGCAGCACCCCGGGTGGATGGCTGGCTGCTGCTGGTTCCGGGGCTGTGGGGGCTGGACGACATGAATCCCATCACCGCCCTCTCCTTCCGGGCGGCGCTGCATTCCTTCCCGTCCCTGGCGGTCGGATCCGGCTCGCCCTCGATGATCCCGACCGACAACGAGGATGCGCTGGCCCGCTTCAACGCCGACCCGCAGACCATCAAGGACACGCGGGTGGACGTGGTCTGGGGGCTGCTGCAGCTGACCGAGGCGACGGTGCCGCTGGTGGCACGCTGCTGCGCCGGGCCGACCCTGTTCCTCTACGGCGCCAAGGATGGCGTCATCGAGCAGCGCCCGACCAAGGCGGCGCTGCGTACCCTGCCGGCCGATGCGCCGGCGCGGGTCGCGCTCTACCGCGACGGCTGGCACATCCTGCTGCGCGACCTGCAGCGCGAGGTGGTGGCCCGCGACATCCTGGCCTTCACCGCCGACCCGCGGGCGCCGCTCCCCTCGGGCGCCGAACGCGACGGCGCGGCCTGGCTCGCGTCGCCGCCGTGA